The following are encoded in a window of Persicobacter psychrovividus genomic DNA:
- a CDS encoding Ig-like domain-containing protein, whose amino-acid sequence MTPVNHDFKVRCKYFQLTFVLFLLLLGAAFKVKAQESNIHYIPPFFCEKTVDGHSYDHFLKGHNRNLKIQADINEHFAILSTNQQEEMEVSMSIFENGVLRPVKTFTISESNPARIKLADYNSSSRSHNKVNISSIFGDQKASFTIGSGAEGVNKELKIKDVLLVNEKQLLGQRISGGGLVFKSLNPLKSFFVNITHLSNPQAGILTSKGEFAAGTDFYTGNMVCSATNDSRRNDFISILALEDATQVTISNKNGFDFYNPKTRKYDLLGSSHQKTIVLNKGDSYVLGYHFGDASDKDRFANRKVPDINAIIGTHLHTNGRKIVVNAGAWCGGGGKNYGHDIGMDQLVPTNLVGNSYIIARGPSGSQWPEIEQVLVVATKDHSSISVNGHQVRETKDAGQYWIIKNKDYKSNGGGEKYMYISSDDPIYVYQTTAGSDDHRVGRNTPGMFLVPRLNCNGAHEVSISYANTLGRPELRVIALTDKISYQIDGGEVHRLSNATQVKEGAQEETLPSGKVVKKPWYVFKLRGIDKASGIHVWADDKDSPVNVALTIHDSSIGAGGFYSGFGTVPYTNLSAGVDTQGVQAKNASVLIKDAVKDYDYQWYKDGQLMSDFSGKNKAKLPLKTPGEYVVVAKTTCGSRTYPSKAVRVMPNLKLDMDTVHVNEKDGMVKLVLKRLQDSQKDITFDYALLNQTTTKDQDIVLNTTATGLIRPQDHEFPISLKLIDDDQNEDQEQAFLKIYNIKNAVTGIANGTVIFPIIIDDDDPEPSLVVSSNTFEPVEGQNDRVVVNFDLSNGKSGFSGSSKPISFHYHLAPAGAHPANATDYQMGANQPAEATVKFAPGETHKSISFAIKDDQLAELDEGLELTVGSATHVKGIKKEGTTGERDQLTIPITIKDNDQAKIFLSALPVTEGDPVKFHGQVMINGAEGQSQEPITFQYYLKGGSAEMATDLNAPKDGAHDFVGSSAVKTFTVKPFTKSFELTTCPTLKDRVKESAEVFSLFADHYKQADAANSTHQVDAVINDKDAKADLVVASMPIVEGDNLVFHVHLTKSLGANLSLNYELKPVSQGNVLNLFPSGNATHLKGTLLFKKNQVEKVISIPTADNNIVNGNHRVQLHFHAQVSDIFNPKNTVFSQNILDNDVTPVAKNDQFTFAESDAGAQYNGDVSANDLGKTTTPRFTVSASDIDRMNQHGKFTFHPDGTFEFSPFKDYYGVQKFGYALHTNVGTVHATAVLEITNVNDMPAVRSEQFSINEGQKTIKSFVASGLGDGGIHFEITNPPVHGQVKILDAQRGEYQYIANQDGFGDDPFQFTVKDRDGDLAEGTITMKIAYVNNHPPHANDDQVTINTNDEATVDVLANDTDADGQAKLNSGASQITQQPQHGKADFDLKSNQVIYVPEQGFAGVDHFTYRFMDALDAQKTSFYSNEATVTVRVKDVEPPMINAQDTTIYIGHKKDVHIVSKGILISASDNSKGQVGVQFSQELFQGIGDFPLLITATDPSGNRSKYAVTVHVKDQTAPVFTPLKKSAVVVNIDAQGHGVLALSDLYDTVVDNVDPKPTVRVFSGKLTFGSLDLVHPHQEIQLEAVDQSGNQAILKVPVEVKDHIAPVVKTKNITIKLNQQHKAQITPEQINNGSFDNSGIAPELSLDRHQFTAKDADLQLVFLTAKDGSGNVAHQPAKVRIVDEHAPNPYAKDLLEAHLNTWSSWGEMAKPMVVALNPEGKAVLEMSQVKNTLGQPEKVKTLAVNQQVFAHTGEFPVVFTINDSVKVKSTVAVVDYQSPQLKLNGATVYLNQAGEAKVSPAEMSQLFAGTTDNSQGPLTYSIGQQIFHTAGTFKVKAAAKDAFGNVASGESVITVIDSIAPKVSLKNNVTVYLNAEGNVSISPAQLIDKISDNGGGIAEKVLSRDYFNGQQLGNQPIALTAIDYAGNKVSLATTVHVVDNLPPVVEAHPLTLTLDSFGKVELTQQVIQHQLVSAKDNAHGPLNYTVNQTAFNEVGTFPVTVQVKDASNNITSVNTKITIQDNIAPALKVNPQTLQLNQTGEAEISPVVLAQLFKGTFDNSQTPMTYHVDQVKFKAPGQYNVLASAIDVSGNESSKNVLITVQDTLSPEIQTVNHQVVSEVISGQSPVVAYPVVDQKSQLVLPLGSDGKVELSPALLQRLYAGSSDNSSQAIDFTAGMKTFTEVGTYVTQLTATDLSQNSKTIELNVRVVDTLKPTLVLNPVHLTLGTDGKAVLTAEQLDLMFKGTTDNCGKVAWEVDQQQFGGVGDFKVKVTAVDLSNNVVSGTAIVTVLDHSAPEIQTVNHQVVSEVISGQSPVVAYPVVDQKSQLVLPLGSDGKVELSPALLQRLYAGSSDNSSQAIDFTAGIKTFTEVGTYVTQLTATDLSQNSKTIELNVRVVDTLKPTLVLNPVHLTLGTDGKAVLTAEQLDLMFKGTTDNCGKVAWKVDQQQFGGVGDFKVKATAVDLSNNVVSGTAIVTVLDHSAPEIQTVNHQVVSEVISGQSPVVAYPVVDQKSQLVLPLGSDGKVELSPALLQRLYAGSSDNSSQAIDFTAGIKTFTEVGTYVTQLTATDLSQNSKTIELNVRVVDTLKPTLVLNPVHLTLGTDGKAVLTAEQLDLMFKGTTDNCGKVAWKVDQQQFGGVGDFKVKATAVDLSNNVVSGTAIVTVLDHSAPEIQTVNHQVAHVVLPGGAKVMAQPVVNATSSMTITLEHADSIAMTPQVWQTVYAGTKDNGGKVFFPNPKVFLVPGVHHIHLFASDSSGNISAIFSNVTVIDHHTVPILKTQPVSIALDAQGVAHISPLVLSKIVAGSQDNKGGQLTYKLSEKQFRTMGTHQVMVEGTDAQGNTAKAAAEVRVVDTMAPFLHTKSIFAYLNSAGIARITAEQCDNGTDDNAPQKPALSVSKTHFQTKDLGEQWVSFSAEDSSKNVASEMVKVTVLDTIAPMVLTKPARIILREDGTAQLSIDQVDRGCIDNDGFRPLLSLDQNTFHAVGTYSVTLSAVDQSGNIAAAKAKVKVVDPVAPRLKVKNIIVALNEKGEVNISANDIDDGVVDNADGAPFLALDKSHFSGQNLGVNVVVLTAIDASANISKSTVSVTVIDTLAPTAIAKDTLLVLDDHGMAKLSATMVDGGSHDNCMIKARELDQYKFTAKDVHAHTHQLTVTDQSENRGRAKFTVTVIDPKAVLRIKDFPEQIMNGQHLVNLPDLRGTVEVISQDIPQGTHLVQQATKGSLVMAKNGTVKVVFKLMDDKSGQIYGTVEGLYPVRYSAQASQKALLLPNMITPNNDGVNDTFKIPHLDEIERVSLEVYDRSGKLVYKNADYHNEWGGTRRGLGQKTETFYYKVTIVNHKPQSGFVHVVKG is encoded by the coding sequence ATGACTCCAGTTAATCATGATTTTAAGGTAAGATGTAAATATTTTCAGCTTACTTTCGTACTATTTCTTTTACTGTTAGGTGCAGCCTTTAAAGTGAAGGCGCAGGAGAGTAACATTCATTACATCCCTCCTTTTTTCTGTGAAAAAACTGTCGATGGGCATTCCTATGACCATTTTTTGAAAGGGCACAACAGAAACCTTAAAATTCAGGCAGATATCAATGAGCATTTCGCCATTCTTTCGACCAATCAGCAGGAAGAAATGGAAGTCTCGATGAGCATCTTTGAAAATGGGGTGTTGCGCCCTGTAAAAACATTCACCATTTCAGAATCGAACCCTGCACGGATAAAACTGGCAGATTATAATAGCAGCAGTCGTTCTCACAACAAGGTCAATATTTCCTCCATTTTTGGAGACCAGAAAGCCTCCTTTACCATAGGCAGTGGCGCGGAAGGAGTGAATAAAGAGCTCAAGATTAAGGATGTGCTTTTGGTGAATGAAAAGCAGCTCCTCGGGCAGCGCATTTCAGGTGGTGGCCTGGTATTTAAATCCCTCAATCCACTTAAAAGTTTCTTTGTCAATATTACGCATTTGAGTAATCCGCAAGCAGGAATTTTAACCTCCAAAGGGGAGTTTGCGGCAGGAACGGACTTTTACACCGGTAATATGGTCTGTAGTGCCACCAACGATTCCCGACGGAATGATTTTATCTCCATTCTCGCTTTGGAAGACGCTACACAGGTGACCATTTCAAATAAAAATGGCTTTGACTTCTACAACCCCAAAACACGAAAATATGATTTGCTTGGCAGCAGCCATCAGAAAACGATTGTCCTGAACAAAGGGGACAGCTATGTGCTGGGCTATCACTTTGGAGATGCTTCAGACAAGGATCGTTTTGCGAACCGCAAAGTGCCGGATATTAACGCTATTATTGGGACGCACCTGCATACCAATGGGCGAAAGATTGTGGTGAATGCAGGGGCCTGGTGTGGTGGTGGTGGCAAAAATTATGGCCACGATATCGGGATGGATCAGTTGGTGCCGACAAATTTGGTGGGGAACTCCTACATTATTGCGCGTGGACCAAGTGGCAGCCAATGGCCAGAAATTGAACAAGTGTTGGTGGTGGCCACCAAAGACCACAGTAGCATTTCGGTGAATGGACATCAGGTAAGGGAGACAAAGGATGCTGGGCAATATTGGATCATCAAGAATAAAGATTATAAATCCAATGGCGGCGGGGAGAAATACATGTACATTTCTTCTGACGATCCCATTTATGTATATCAGACCACGGCAGGATCCGACGACCATAGGGTTGGTAGAAATACGCCGGGAATGTTTTTGGTACCCAGACTGAATTGTAATGGGGCTCATGAGGTCAGTATTTCTTACGCCAACACCCTTGGCCGACCGGAATTGAGGGTTATTGCACTGACGGATAAAATTTCCTATCAGATTGACGGTGGGGAAGTTCACCGCCTGAGCAATGCAACACAAGTGAAAGAGGGAGCACAGGAGGAAACGCTGCCCAGTGGAAAGGTGGTGAAGAAGCCCTGGTATGTTTTTAAACTTCGTGGTATTGATAAGGCATCGGGCATCCACGTCTGGGCTGATGACAAAGACAGCCCTGTGAATGTGGCCCTGACCATTCATGATTCCAGTATTGGTGCCGGAGGTTTTTATTCTGGCTTTGGAACCGTCCCTTATACCAACCTGAGTGCTGGTGTGGATACTCAAGGGGTACAGGCCAAAAATGCGAGTGTGTTGATTAAGGATGCGGTCAAGGATTACGATTATCAGTGGTATAAAGACGGGCAGTTGATGTCTGATTTCTCTGGGAAAAACAAGGCGAAGTTACCGCTGAAAACACCCGGAGAGTATGTTGTTGTGGCCAAAACCACCTGTGGCAGCCGTACTTATCCTTCCAAGGCGGTGCGGGTGATGCCCAATTTGAAGCTTGATATGGACACTGTTCATGTCAATGAAAAAGATGGTATGGTGAAGCTTGTGTTAAAGCGACTTCAGGACTCCCAAAAGGACATTACTTTTGATTATGCGTTACTGAACCAAACCACCACTAAAGACCAGGACATTGTCCTTAACACTACCGCTACGGGACTGATAAGGCCACAAGATCATGAATTCCCGATCAGTCTTAAACTGATCGATGATGACCAGAACGAAGATCAGGAGCAGGCTTTTCTGAAAATATACAATATCAAAAATGCCGTTACTGGCATTGCCAATGGGACGGTGATCTTTCCGATTATCATAGATGATGACGACCCTGAGCCTTCGCTGGTGGTTTCATCAAATACCTTTGAACCTGTCGAGGGGCAAAACGACCGTGTGGTGGTGAATTTTGACCTCAGCAATGGGAAATCAGGGTTTTCAGGCTCTTCAAAACCCATCAGTTTTCATTATCATTTAGCACCTGCCGGGGCGCATCCTGCCAATGCCACCGATTACCAAATGGGGGCGAATCAGCCTGCTGAGGCAACGGTAAAATTTGCCCCGGGGGAAACGCATAAATCGATCTCTTTTGCCATTAAGGATGATCAGTTGGCAGAGCTTGATGAGGGCCTGGAACTGACGGTCGGTTCGGCAACCCATGTCAAAGGAATCAAAAAAGAGGGGACAACAGGGGAGCGCGATCAGCTGACGATCCCGATCACGATCAAAGACAATGATCAGGCGAAAATCTTTCTTTCCGCCTTGCCGGTAACTGAGGGCGACCCAGTGAAATTTCATGGGCAGGTGATGATCAACGGCGCCGAGGGGCAAAGTCAGGAACCCATCACGTTTCAGTATTACCTCAAAGGAGGTTCGGCGGAAATGGCCACAGACCTGAATGCCCCAAAAGATGGAGCGCACGATTTTGTGGGCTCTTCAGCAGTAAAAACTTTTACGGTAAAACCGTTTACAAAATCTTTTGAACTCACCACTTGTCCTACTTTGAAGGATCGGGTGAAAGAATCTGCAGAAGTATTTTCTTTGTTTGCAGACCATTACAAACAGGCAGATGCCGCCAACTCTACGCATCAGGTAGATGCGGTGATCAACGATAAAGACGCCAAGGCAGATTTGGTGGTCGCTTCTATGCCCATTGTCGAGGGGGATAATCTGGTATTTCATGTGCACCTGACAAAATCTCTGGGGGCGAATCTGAGCCTCAACTATGAGCTCAAGCCCGTCTCGCAGGGCAATGTGCTGAATCTTTTTCCTTCGGGGAATGCCACTCATTTAAAAGGAACGCTGTTGTTCAAAAAAAATCAGGTGGAAAAAGTCATCAGTATTCCTACTGCTGATAACAATATCGTGAATGGGAACCATCGGGTACAGCTTCATTTTCATGCGCAGGTTTCGGATATCTTCAATCCGAAGAATACTGTTTTCTCGCAGAACATCCTTGATAATGATGTTACGCCAGTGGCAAAAAATGACCAGTTTACTTTTGCGGAAAGTGATGCGGGAGCCCAGTACAATGGCGATGTAAGTGCCAATGATCTCGGTAAAACCACCACGCCGCGTTTTACGGTCAGTGCTTCAGACATTGACCGCATGAACCAGCACGGTAAGTTTACCTTCCACCCTGACGGGACTTTTGAATTCAGCCCTTTTAAAGATTATTATGGGGTTCAGAAGTTTGGCTATGCCCTGCATACCAATGTCGGTACGGTACATGCCACGGCGGTGCTGGAAATCACCAATGTGAACGATATGCCTGCGGTACGAAGCGAACAATTTTCAATCAATGAAGGGCAAAAGACGATCAAAAGTTTTGTTGCCTCTGGGCTTGGCGATGGGGGCATTCATTTTGAAATAACGAACCCTCCAGTGCACGGACAAGTAAAAATCCTTGACGCTCAGCGGGGGGAATATCAGTATATTGCAAATCAGGATGGTTTTGGTGATGACCCTTTTCAGTTCACCGTGAAAGATCGGGATGGCGACCTTGCCGAAGGGACGATCACGATGAAAATCGCCTATGTGAATAATCATCCTCCGCATGCCAATGATGATCAGGTAACGATCAATACCAACGATGAAGCAACGGTAGATGTGCTGGCCAACGATACTGATGCTGATGGGCAGGCGAAATTGAATAGTGGTGCCTCGCAAATTACCCAGCAGCCTCAGCATGGAAAGGCCGATTTTGACCTAAAATCTAATCAGGTAATTTATGTTCCTGAGCAGGGTTTCGCAGGGGTGGATCATTTCACTTATCGATTTATGGATGCCCTCGATGCGCAAAAAACGTCTTTCTATTCCAATGAAGCGACCGTAACGGTCAGGGTGAAAGATGTGGAGCCTCCAATGATTAATGCCCAGGATACAACGATTTATATTGGGCATAAAAAGGACGTTCATATAGTTTCAAAGGGTATTTTAATTTCGGCTTCGGATAATAGCAAAGGCCAGGTTGGTGTTCAATTCAGCCAGGAATTATTTCAGGGGATTGGTGATTTTCCATTGCTGATCACTGCGACAGATCCTTCGGGGAACCGATCGAAATATGCGGTAACAGTTCATGTGAAGGACCAGACAGCCCCTGTATTTACACCACTGAAAAAATCAGCGGTAGTAGTCAATATTGATGCGCAGGGGCATGGGGTGTTGGCCTTGTCGGATTTGTATGATACCGTCGTGGATAATGTCGATCCGAAACCTACCGTTCGTGTTTTTTCTGGAAAGCTGACTTTTGGATCCCTCGATTTGGTTCATCCGCATCAGGAAATCCAGCTTGAAGCAGTAGATCAGTCGGGAAATCAGGCCATTTTGAAAGTGCCTGTGGAGGTCAAAGATCATATTGCTCCTGTTGTAAAAACAAAGAATATTACCATTAAGCTGAATCAGCAACACAAAGCCCAAATTACGCCTGAGCAAATCAACAACGGCAGTTTTGATAATAGTGGGATTGCTCCCGAGCTGTCCCTTGACCGCCATCAGTTTACAGCAAAAGATGCAGACCTTCAATTGGTATTCCTGACCGCCAAAGATGGTTCGGGCAATGTCGCTCACCAGCCTGCAAAGGTACGGATTGTCGATGAGCATGCCCCAAACCCCTATGCAAAGGACCTTCTCGAAGCCCATTTGAATACCTGGAGTAGTTGGGGGGAAATGGCCAAGCCGATGGTGGTCGCTTTGAACCCCGAAGGGAAGGCCGTGCTTGAAATGTCGCAGGTAAAAAATACGCTGGGCCAACCGGAAAAGGTAAAGACTTTAGCGGTCAATCAGCAGGTATTTGCACATACGGGTGAGTTTCCTGTGGTTTTCACGATCAACGATTCTGTGAAGGTGAAATCCACCGTTGCAGTGGTCGATTATCAGTCGCCACAATTGAAGCTCAATGGCGCAACCGTTTACCTCAATCAGGCGGGAGAGGCCAAGGTTTCACCTGCGGAAATGTCGCAGCTTTTTGCGGGTACAACCGATAACAGCCAGGGGCCTTTAACTTACAGTATTGGGCAGCAGATTTTTCATACTGCGGGAACCTTCAAGGTGAAAGCCGCTGCGAAGGACGCTTTTGGTAATGTGGCCAGTGGAGAAAGCGTCATCACGGTGATTGATAGTATCGCTCCGAAGGTAAGTTTGAAAAACAATGTCACCGTTTACCTTAATGCGGAAGGGAATGTGAGCATTAGCCCTGCGCAATTAATTGATAAAATATCGGATAATGGTGGAGGGATTGCTGAAAAAGTGCTCAGCCGCGATTATTTTAATGGGCAACAGTTGGGGAATCAGCCAATAGCATTGACCGCCATTGACTATGCGGGAAATAAGGTGAGCCTTGCCACGACCGTGCATGTGGTGGATAATTTGCCCCCTGTGGTGGAAGCGCACCCGCTGACATTAACACTTGACAGTTTCGGTAAAGTTGAACTTACTCAGCAGGTGATTCAGCACCAATTGGTATCAGCCAAGGACAATGCGCATGGGCCGCTGAATTATACTGTGAATCAAACGGCATTTAATGAGGTCGGCACTTTTCCTGTGACCGTGCAGGTGAAAGATGCCTCCAATAACATCACTTCAGTAAATACAAAAATAACGATTCAAGATAATATCGCACCCGCCTTAAAGGTGAATCCTCAAACGCTTCAGCTTAATCAGACAGGTGAAGCGGAGATCTCTCCAGTGGTATTGGCGCAGCTGTTCAAAGGGACTTTTGATAACAGCCAGACGCCGATGACTTATCATGTGGATCAGGTGAAATTTAAAGCCCCAGGGCAGTATAATGTTCTCGCCTCGGCAATTGATGTTTCTGGAAATGAAAGTAGCAAGAATGTATTAATTACCGTTCAGGATACTCTTTCCCCTGAAATCCAAACAGTGAATCATCAGGTGGTGAGCGAAGTTATTTCAGGTCAGTCGCCTGTGGTAGCCTACCCAGTGGTTGATCAGAAAAGTCAGTTGGTGCTTCCTTTGGGAAGTGATGGTAAAGTGGAGTTGTCACCTGCTTTGCTTCAGCGTTTATATGCAGGCAGCAGCGACAACAGCAGTCAGGCGATTGATTTTACCGCAGGCATGAAAACCTTTACGGAGGTTGGGACTTACGTTACACAGCTCACGGCGACGGATTTATCGCAGAACAGCAAGACGATAGAACTGAATGTCCGGGTAGTCGATACACTGAAACCTACTTTGGTGCTCAACCCTGTACACCTTACTTTGGGTACTGACGGCAAGGCGGTTTTGACAGCGGAACAATTGGACCTGATGTTTAAAGGAACGACCGACAACTGTGGCAAAGTAGCATGGGAAGTAGATCAGCAGCAGTTTGGTGGCGTAGGCGATTTCAAAGTGAAGGTAACGGCGGTCGATCTTTCCAATAATGTAGTGAGCGGGACGGCGATAGTAACGGTGCTGGATCATTCGGCGCCTGAAATCCAAACGGTGAATCATCAGGTGGTGAGCGAAGTTATTTCAGGTCAGTCGCCTGTGGTAGCCTACCCAGTGGTTGATCAGAAAAGTCAGTTGGTGCTTCCTTTGGGAAGTGATGGCAAAGTGGAGTTGTCACCTGCTTTGCTTCAGCGTTTATATGCAGGCAGCAGCGACAATAGCAGTCAGGCGATTGATTTTACCGCAGGCATCAAAACATTTACGGAGGTTGGGACTTACGTTACACAGCTCACGGCGACGGATTTATCGCAGAACAGTAAGACGATAGAACTGAATGTTCGGGTAGTCGATACACTGAAACCTACTTTGGTGCTTAACCCTGTACACCTTACTTTGGGTACTGATGGCAAGGCGGTTTTGACAGCGGAACAATTGGACCTGATGTTTAAAGGAACGACCGACAACTGTGGCAAAGTAGCATGGAAAGTGGATCAGCAACAGTTTGGTGGCGTAGGCGATTTCAAAGTGAAGGCAACAGCGGTCGATCTTTCCAATAATGTAGTGAGCGGGACGGCGATAGTAACGGTGCTGGATCATTCGGCTCCTGAAATCCAAACGGTGAATCATCAGGTGGTGAGCGAAGTTATTTCAGGTCAGTCGCCTGTGGTAGCCTACCCAGTGGTTGATCAGAAAAGTCAGTTGGTGCTTCCTTTGGGAAGTGATGGCAAAGTGGAATTGTCACCGGCTTTGCTTCAGCGTTTATATGCAGGCAGCAGCGACAACAGCAGTCAGGCGATTGATTTTACCGCAGGCATTAAAACCTTTACGGAGGTTGGGACTTACGTTACACAGCTCACGGCGACGGATTTATCGCAGAACAGCAAGACGATAGAACTGAATGTTCGGGTAGTCGATACACTGAAACCTACTTTGGTGCTGAACCCTGTACACCTTACTTTGGGTACTGATGGCAAGGCGGTTTTGACAGCGGAACAGTTGGACTTGATGTTTAAAGGAACGACCGACAACTGTGGCAAAGTAGCATGGAAAGTAGATCAGCAGCAGTTTGGTGGCGTAGGCGATTTCAAAGTGAAGGCAACAGCGGTCGATCTTTCCAATAATGTAGTGAGCGGCACGGCGATAGTAACGGTGCTGGATCATTCGGCGCCTGAAATCCAAACGGTGAATCATCAGGTGGCTCATGTGGTGTTGCCTGGAGGCGCAAAAGTGATGGCTCAGCCTGTGGTGAATGCGACTTCGAGTATGACCATAACGCTGGAGCATGCCGACAGTATTGCCATGACACCACAAGTTTGGCAGACGGTCTATGCGGGCACGAAAGACAATGGTGGCAAAGTGTTTTTCCCCAATCCCAAGGTGTTTCTTGTTCCTGGGGTTCATCATATTCACTTATTTGCCTCAGACAGTTCGGGTAACATCAGTGCGATATTTTCCAATGTTACTGTGATTGATCACCATACAGTGCCAATTTTAAAGACGCAGCCAGTTTCCATAGCGCTTGATGCACAGGGAGTCGCACATATTTCACCTTTGGTGTTATCAAAAATAGTGGCAGGAAGCCAGGATAATAAAGGAGGGCAACTGACCTATAAGCTATCGGAAAAACAATTCAGAACGATGGGTACGCACCAGGTGATGGTCGAGGGCACTGATGCGCAGGGCAATACGGCAAAGGCGGCTGCGGAAGTAAGGGTGGTCGATACTATGGCGCCATTCCTTCACACGAAAAGCATTTTCGCCTATCTGAATTCAGCAGGAATCGCAAGGATTACCGCCGAGCAATGTGATAACGGAACGGACGACAACGCTCCGCAAAAACCTGCGCTTTCTGTGAGTAAAACCCATTTCCAAACCAAGGATCTTGGAGAACAGTGGGTCAGTTTTTCTGCCGAAGACAGCAGCAAAAATGTGGCTTCGGAAATGGTAAAAGTAACGGTACTCGACACTATCGCGCCGATGGTTTTAACCAAGCCTGCAAGGATTATTTTGCGGGAAGATGGAACGGCGCAACTAAGTATTGATCAGGTGGATCGGGGATGTATAGATAACGATGGTTTTAGACCGCTGCTGTCCCTGGATCAAAATACCTTTCATGCGGTTGGTACTTATTCAGTAACCCTTTCAGCAGTAGATCAAAGCGGGAACATTGCCGCTGCAAAGGCGAAAGTCAAGGTGGTGGATCCTGTGGCTCCACGGCTGAAGGTGAAAAATATCATTGTGGCATTGAATGAAAAAGGCGAGGTGAATATTTCAGCAAATGATATTGATGATGGTGTGGTGGATAATGCTGATGGTGCGCCTTTTTTGGCATTGGATAAATCTCACTTTTCAGGACAAAACCTGGGTGTCAATGTGGTTGTGCTGACCGCCATTGATGCGAGTGCCAACATCAGTAAATCTACCGTCAGTGTAACGGTGATTGATACGCTTGCGCCAACGGCAATTGCGAAAGATACTTTACTGGTGCTTGATGATCATGGAATGGCGAAGCTGAGTGCTACCATGGTGGACGGGGGTTCACATGATAACTGTATGATTAAGGCACGTGAGCTTGATCAGTATAAATTCACCGCCAAGGATGTTCATGCGCATACCCATCAGTTGACCGTTACCGACCAAAGTGAAAATAGAGGAAGGGCGAAGTTTACCGTAACGGTGATCGATCCGAAGGCGGTATTGCGAATCAAGGACTTCCCTGAGCAGATTATGAATGGTCAGCATTTGGTGAACTTACCAGACCTCAGGGGTACGGTGGAGGTGATTTCTCAGGATATTCCGCAGGGGACACATTTAGTTCAGCAGGCTACAAAAGGGAGTCTTGTGATGGCAAAAAATGGCACGGTGAAGGTAGTGTTCAAATTAATGGACGATAAATCTGGGCAGATTTATGGCACAGTGGAAGGGCTGTACCCTGTGCGTTACAGCGCGCAGGCGAGTCAGAAAGCATTGCTACTGCCCAATATGATTACGCCGAATAATGATGGGGTGAATGACACGTTCAAAATTCCGCATTTGGATGAAATTGAGCGGGTGAGCCTTGAAGTTTATGACCGTTCCGGAAAGTTAGTCTATAAAAATGCAGATTATCACAACGAGTGGGGTGGTACTCGCAGAGGACTGGGGCAAAAGACGGAGACTTTTTATTATAAGGTGACCATCGTTAACCATAAGCCACAGTCGGGATTTGTACATGTGGTGAAAGGATAA